The DNA sequence ATACTTCACCGACGTCACCATCCCCGGGTTCGGTGTCGTCGTCCTCGCACTCGCGATTGCGGGTGTCAACGGCGGCCTGCTCGCGCTGAACGACCAGACGGTCCTCAACTCCGAGCACAACGTCGCCATCGTCGTCGCCATCATCGTCGTCCTGATGATCACGCTCTACGCGCACGCACAGGGTGACAAACTGGGCGCGGCACTACCGAAACGGCTCACGCTCAAGAAGATCACCGAACGGACCCTCTCGACGGACGTCGTCGACATCGTCGGCGGCCGCGGGCAGGTCCGCGTCACCGCCACCGGCGAGGTCGCCGACATCGAGGGCTATCCGCCGATGCCCGCGGAACTCCGCGCCGAACTGCAGGACGGCGAGTGGACCTTCCCGGCCGACGTCCCGCTGACCGAACTGGAGACCCGACTCGCCGACCGGCTGAAGACGGACCACGACCTCGCGGAGGTCTCCGTCCGCCTCGACGAGCGGGCGCGGGCGACCATCGCCGCCGCTCCGCCGGTCGGTGGGCTCTCGAAACGCGTCCCGACCGGCAAGCGCGCCGTCTCGGTCGGCGCGCTCGTGCCGACGGGGCTGGCCCGCGGCGACGTCGTCGACCTCGTCACGCCCGACGGCGTCGTCTCGGGGACGGTCCTCAGCGCGAAGTCGACCGAGAAGGCCGAGAAGAAGGAGAAGGCAGCCGCGACCGACGGCGGCACCGACTCGGCGACCGTCGAGCCGCCCACACCGACGTCGGTGACGGCGGGTGGTGAGGGGCGGGTGACCGTCGCCGTCGACCGCACCGCCGCGGCGACGCTCCTGGCCACCTCCTCGGCACAGGTCGTCGTGCAGGCCCGCGGGACGCTCCGGGAGTTCGAACTCACGTCGCTGCTCCGGCGTGCCGGGCGGCGGTTCCGCCGCGTGTCCGTCAAGGCCGGCGGCCCGCTCGACGGGACGACCATCGGCGAGGCGAGCGTCCGCGACACCTACGAGGTGGGTATCCTCGCGGTCAGACACGACGGCTGGCAGTTCGCCCCGCGCGGGTCGACCGCGCTGTCGGCCGGAGACGAACTGTACGTCGTCGGGACGCGCGACGCGCTCGACCGGTTCGCGGAGGTGGCGGTATGAGCCTCCTTCAGACCGCCGTCCCCATCGCGCAGGTCGTCGGCTCCGCGCTCGGCGTCGTCGGCGTGCTCCTCGGCTACGCGCTCGCCGCCGCGGTGGCCGCCGGGATCGTCTCGCTCGTCTTCCGCTGGTACTTCAAGGAACCCGCCTCCAAGGGCGTCGCCGCGCTCATCGGCGTGGCGGTCGTCGTCGCCGCGCTGAACTTCTCGGAGCTCAGCAGCGTCATCGCGGGCACCGAGGCGACCATCTTCGAGTTGGAGACCGTCCTCACGAACGTCGCCGCCATCGGCGTCGCTATCGGTGCCTCGCTCGTCGGCCAGCGCGTCGGCGACGCCGCCGCCACGAACGTCTTCGCCATCACCGGCGTGAAGGAACTCGAAGGCGAGGTCAGCAAGGTCGTCCGGTCGGTCGGCCGCGTCTCGGCCGTCACGCTCCCCGACGAGATCGACGACATGGACGAACACGACACCGTCTCCGTCGAGAAGAAAGACGAGATGGCGGGCAAGACGCTGCTGTTCCCGCGGAAGCTGACCGTCGACGAACTCCGCGACAGACTCACCACGCGGCTCAAAGACGACTACAGCGTCGGCTACGTCGACGTCGAACTCGACGCCGACGGCGAGGTAACGTATCTCGCCGTCGGCAGCCGGATGGCCGGTATCGGGCCGACGCTCACCCCCGGCGGGGCCGCCGTCGCCGTCAAGGCGGACCCGGCCAACAGCGCGAGTCCGGGCGACGTCGTGCAGGTGTGGACCGACGCGGAGACACCGGAACGGGTCCTCACCGCCGAGTTGCGGGCGACCGCTGGCGACGTGGCCACGCTCGCGGTCGACGCGGCCGACGCCGCGAAACTCGACCCCACGAAGACCTACCGACTGGTGACACTCCCCGCCGAACCGCAGACCGACCGCGAGTTCGCCTCGCTGCTCCGGGCCGCCGAGGAGACGATGGGCGTCGTGACCGTCCGCGAGGGCAGTCCGCTCGTCGGCAAGACGCTCGGCGACGTGAAACAGACCGTCGCCGCGGTGCGGTCCGACGGCAAGACCGTCGAAGCGATGCCCCCGCGGAGTCGCGAACTCGCCGCGGGCGACACGCTCTACGTCGTCGCCCGGCCGGAAGGGCTCCGCAAACTCGAAGCCGAGGCACAGGCGCAACCCTCTTCAGCCGCGGTGGGGGAGTGACCGTATGGAGTGGAAGCTGTTTGCGGACCTCGCAGAACTCGCGGGCGACCGCCACGTCGCCGTCGATGTCGACGCCGGCGACACCGTCGGCGACGCCCTCGACGCACTGCTCGCGGACCACCCGGCGCTCGAAGAGCGCGTCCTCGACGACGACGGCGAACTCCGAGACCACATCAACGTCCTCTGTAACGGCGAGAACGTCTTCATCGAAGACGGACTGGCGACGGTGCTCGAAGCCGGTGACGAACTCGCGCTGTTCCCGCCGGTGAGCGGCGGTTGAGTGGCTTTTAATTGAATTGTTTCGCATCTCAGGCAAACACCGTTCTTCCAGTGTCGTCCACGACCGAACAGGCGTCAGCGGAACGGTCAGTTGTTTGTCGCCACTCGGGTCAATACGAATGACAGAGCCCGTTATCCCCTATACCGACGACTTCCCACCAGAAGTTCCCATCATCACTTACAGACACTTCCACAAATGAGCCTGAATTACAGTCGCCGACTGAGTTTGACGGATTATACGCCATTCTGGGATCAGCTCGGACTGGTTCGTTGTCGTCCATTTCGAACTGGATCGCATACCAAACTGGCTCTGTGAAAACGTCAGAGTACGTCTTGGTTTCGCCGGGAGGGAGTACGACAGTCAAGCTTAGATTTCGCTGGGCTGCGACCACGTTTACACTGCCTGCCACTTCTCCGGGGGCATTTCCTTGACGGGAGCCGACGTCGACCACTTGCAGTGAAATCTCGTGCGGAACCACTTGATCGTTGACAAGCCTGATGCTACCTTGGTCTGGAGTTTCATCGAATGCTGAGCATCCAGCAAGACCGGCGATGGACCCGAGACTAATTGACGACATAAACGCTCGTCGGGAGGGCATACTACAAGAAGAAACTCACACTACTAATATACAACTGAATGGGCTACTCGTCTTCTGCGTCGGCCGTGCGACCGGCTTCCTCGACCTGCTGGGCCAGTGTGACCGCGTCGGCCGCGACCGTCTCGTAGTCGAGACCGGCTTCGCTGGCGACGAGGCGGAGATGGGTCGCGAGCAACGACAGGGCCTGAAAGCCCTCCTGTTGGCTGTCGGCGTCGTCGGTGCGGTAGGAGTAGGTGGTGTCGACCTCCGCGCCGTCGCGGACGACCCCGACGTGGAAGGCGGTGATGCTGTCGTCGTCGAGGAGGTCGCGGGCGGCGTCGAGCTCTGTCTGGAAGGCGTCGTCCATGGCCGCGGCTACGGAGCGGGTTCGTGAAAAGACACCGGGTGTCGGAGGCGATTACTCGGCCGGACGCGGGCGGGCGACGAACAGCGTCTCGACGATGCTGAACGGGTCGTAGACCGACTGGTGGCACTGGCAGTAGACCCCGTTCTCCGCGCCGAACCGGGCGGCGTCGGAGGCCTGCTTGTAGCCGGGGACACAGCAGAAGTGCGTACACTTGTTCAGCCAGGCGATGAAGCCCTGGTCGGTCGAGGCCTGGAGCCACGGGTCGTCCTGTGCGGCCTCTTCGATGCGCTCGCTGCGGACGACCTGGATCGGGATGACGTCGTCGGCGTCCTGCGACCGCCAGGTGCCCGTCGCGGGCTTCCCGACGCCTGCGTCGCCGATGCCGTTACCCCACTCGCGGTAGTCCGAGAAGTCGTCGACGTGGAGGCGGTCACCCTCGCTGTAGGTGTCCTGCTGCCAGGTGTAGGCCGGGTTCGCGCCCGAGCGGAAGTAGTTCTCGCTCTCGTAGTCGGGCTGGATGCCCGCGTAGGACTCGACCCCGCAGTACTGGAACCACTCCGAGGAGTAGGTGACGCCGCTGCCGCCGTAGTCGGGCGTCTCGGCGATCTGGATGGTCACACCGGCCTCCGTCTGCTCGCCGACCTCGGGCCAGACGCCCTTGATGTAGCCCTCGGAGTCGATCTCGATGGGGATCTGGGGCATCCCGCGCGGCGCGGGACCGGCGGTGTTCTCGATGGCCATCGCCTGGGTGGACCCGCCACCGGCACCGGAGGACGTGGTCGCGAGGTTGATGCCAGCAGCGCCGGTCGTGCCGACACCAGCAAGCGCCGCCCCCCCGACGACGCCCTTGACGAACCGCCGCCGACCGGACTCGGTCGGGTACTTGTCGTCGTTGTCGCTCATAGCTGACCCTTGGTGTGGCTGGTAAAAAGAGTGACGAAGTGTGCGGTGGCGTCCCGCGGGAGACTCGGCGGAAGCGACGCGCTCACGCCGGGTTTCTCCCGCTTCGACGGCTGTCCGCCGCCGCGTCTCCCCCAAACGCTGCCAGCGGGGTCGTCCCGTCGCGACCCACTCTCGAACTCGGTGGTGCTACGCGACCGTCCGGACCGGTATATATCCCACTTAGCGAGATACTTCCCCGAGGCTCGTGTCGACTCCAACGGCGTCAGCGGTCCGCGACCGCCCGCGGCCGCCGTGCCACCACTGTCATCCCGACTATCGTGTGTCGTCTCGGGCCGCGGTGTCACCCCCCTTCACCGCGGCCACTCTCTCCGCCGACGAGCGACGGCGACGGCGCGGAACGACGTGTGACGTCAACGGGATGAGGCGACGACGAGGAACGTTCGTGACGAATTTACTCACTTCAGAGGCAATTTTTCGGATTGTAGCGTGTGCTTTTATCACACGTGACGAGTAGACATGGGTATGAGCCTCCACAACCGGACGGTCAGACAAGACGTCCGCGAGCTGGGCGCGCTACTGGGGAACGTGCTCGAAGCGCAGACGTCGACCGACGCCTTCGAGACTGTCGAGGAACTGCGGACGGCCGCCATCGCCTACCGCGATGGCTCCGAGCCGTCACGACAGCCGTTACACGACATCTACGACGAACTCGACCCCGAGAGCGAGAGTGTCGTTGCACGCGCGTTCACCACGTATTTCGAACTCATCAACCTCGCCGAGGAACGTGAGCGTGTCCGGGCAGTCCGGAAAGGCTCGCAAGAGGGTGAACTCGAAGACAGCCTCGACGAGACCATCGCCACCCTGTCGTCGGGTGACGCCGACAGCGAGACAGTCCAGCAGGTGCTCGACGACGTGCTCATCGAGCCGACCTTCACCGCGCATCCGACTGAGGCACGCCGCAAGACGGTCAAAGCCAAGCTCCGCTCTATCGCCGACGACCTCGAAGCGCTCGACGAGCGGCGGACGACCGAACAGGAGGCCGACCAGCTGTGGGACCGCGTCGACGCCGAGGTCACGAGCCTCTGGCAGACGCCGCAGGTCCGCAACCGACGGCCCGAGCCGACCGACGAGGCGCGCAACGTCCAGTGGTATCTGGAGAACACACTGTTCGACGTCGTCGGCGAGGTCTACAGCGAACTGGAAGAGACCGTCTCGGAGGCCTATCCGGACGTCGACGTGCCGAAGCTGTTCGAGTTCCGCTCGTGGGCCGGCAGCGACCGCGACGGCAACCCCTTCGTCACGCCCGAGGTGACGACCGAGACGCTCGAACGACAGCGGTCGGTCGTCCTCGCCAAGTACCGCACCGCCCTCAAGCGACTCTCGGGCGTCCTGAGCCAGGACGGCAACCGTATCGACGTCGGCGAGGCGTTCGAGGAGTCGCTGGCGGCGGACCGCGAGCGGCTCCCCGTCGTCGCCGACGAGACCGAGGAACGCTACCCCGACGAGCCGTACCGCCAGAAGCTGAAGCTGATGCGCGAACGGCTCGACCGCGTCGAGGACGTCCGCCCCGGCGGCTACGAGAACCACGATGAACTCATCGACGACCTCGAAGCCATCGCGACGAGCCTCGAACGCAACGGCGCGGGCAAGGTCGTCGAGACCTTCGTCCAGCCGCTGCTTCGACAGGTCGACACCTTCGGCTTCTCGCTTGCCAGCCTCGACCTCCGCGACCACCGCGAGATGCACACCGGCGCGATTCACGAGGCACTCGAAGCCGAGGGCTTCGACTACCAGGCCATGGACGAAGACGAGCGCGTCGAACTGCTGACGGACGCCATCCTGCAGGACGAGCCGGTGCTCGACCTGAGCGAACCGGGCGACGTCTCCGACGACGCCGAGCGCGTCCTGCGACGGTTCGACAAGCTCGCCGACTGGCAGCGCGAGTACGGCGTCGGTGCCATCGACACCTACGCCATCTCGATGACCGAGGAGCCGAGTCACGTCCTCGAAGTCCTGTTCCTCGCGGACCAGGCGGGCGTCATCTCGCTCCCGGACCACTGCGGACTCGACATCGTCCCGCTCTTGGAGACCGAATCCGCCCTCAACGGCGCGCGGCGCATCATGGGCACGCTGTTCGAGAACGAGGCCTACGAGCAGGCACTCGCCGCCCGCAACGACGTCCAGGAGATCATGCTCGGCTACTCCGACTCCAACAAGGAGAACGGGGTGCTCGCGGCCAACTGGGACCTCTACAAGAACCAGCGTAGATTGGCGGACATCACCGACGACTTCGACGTGACGATGCGGCTGTTCCACGGCCGCGGCGGCTCCATCTCCCGCGGTGGCGGGCCGATGAACCAGGCGATGCTCGCGCTGCCGAACGAGACGGTCACGGGCCAGATCAAGTTCACCGAGCAGGGTGAGGCCATCGCCGAGAAGTACGCCAACCGACGCATCGCCGAGCGCAACCTCGAACAGATGCTCGACGCGCAGATCCGCTCGCGGCACAACGCCATGCTCGAACCCGAAGAGGACGTGCCCGAGGAGTGGGTCGACGCGATGGACCTCATGTGCGACGCCGCGCGGGCGGAGTATCGCGACCTGCTCAACACCGACGGCTTCGTCTCCTACTTCGAGCAGGCGACGCCCATCACGGTCATCGAGGACCTCAACCTCGGCTCGCGGCCCGCCTCCCGAAGCGGCGAACGGACCGTCGAAGACCTCCGTGCCATCCCGTGGGTGTTCTCGTGGACCCAGTCGCGGTGTATCCTCCCCGGCTGGTACTCGCTGGCCTCGGGGCTGCAGGATTACCTCGACGACGGCGGCGACCGCGAGACGCTGAAGGAGATGTACGAGTCGTGGCCGTTCTTCCGGACGACGCTCGACAACGCGGCACTGTCGCTGGCGCGGACGGACCTCGAGATCGCCGCGGAGTACGCCGACCTCGCCGAGGCGGACCTCCGCGAGCAGTTCTTCCCGCGCGTCACCGACGAGTACCAGAACGGCGTCGACCTCGTGCTCGACATCTCCGAGCGCGACAAGCTCCTGAAGCGCGAGTGGCTCGGTGAGAGTCTCAAGCGTCGCAACCCCTACGTCGACCCGCTGAACTTCCTGCAGACGCATCTCCTGAAGCAGACCCACCGCACGCCCGAGGAGGAGAAGACCCTCCGTCTGACGGTGAAGGGGATCGCGGCCGGGATGAAGAACACCGGATAGTCCGAGAATCGCGGGACTGAAGCGTCGAATAGAGCGGAAACCCGCTCTGACTTCCTCCCCTCTCAGTCGTTTCGACTCTTGCTGTTTCGACTCCCCGAGCGACGGCGTCGTCGGTCACGGGCGATAGCGAAGAGAAAGCCCGAGAGAAACAGCAGTTCGTTCCCGGCGTAGATGTCGAGGACGGGCGCGATGAGGTCGAAGACGGACGCTGGCGCGGCGAGTCCCAGTATCGCCAAGACGAGTGCGGCGATGGCGGCGAGACCGGCGACCCACCGGGTCACGGCACCGCTGACGTAGCCGACGATGAAGACGAATACCGATTCGAGGAGTGTCATCAGTGGAGTGTGGGTTGCGATTTACCGACGGAGGCTGGACGTCGACCGAGGATGGAGGACATGGTTGTTCTATCGTCGTGACGAGGGATAAGACCGCTGGCGGGGGGCGAGGAGTATTCGGAGTGGTCGGTGACGAGTGTTCGGAGTAGTCGGTGTGGAGTGCTCGGAGTAATCGGCGAGCGTTCAGAGTTGTCGAGGAGTAGCCGAAACACACCGAGAGACCGCACGGCACTGCACGGCACCGCATAGCCACGTCCTCCCCAGCCGATTCGCTCACTCGCTTCCGCTCGTTCGCTCATCCCTCGCGCGTCGGTCGCGCTCACGCAGGAGCGCGACGCCGCGCGCCGGATGCGAAACTGTGCCCTCGACTATCCCGGCCGGTCCGGGTCGTCAGCGTCGAACGTCTCGTCGACGGGGTCCATGTTCATCTCGCCGAGTTCGTCCATCGACATCGGCCGGTCGCGGTCGCGGCCGGCGACTTCGACCGACACGCCGCTCGTGACGAGTGCCTGGATAGCCTCCTCGACGGTCATGTCGACGTCGTAGATCTGCTCAGTCGAGAAGTGGACGAGAAAGCCGCCCATGACGGGGTTGGGCGCGAGCGGGACGAACAGCGTCTGCATATCCATTTCGCCGACGGCGTCGTGAATCGTCCCCGGCGTGTCGGCCGTGACGAACGCCAGCGAATACGACCCCTCGTGGGGGAACTCGACGAGCTTGACTTCTTGGAAGGTCTCGGTCTCGTCGTCGAGAACGACGTCGCTCATCCGGCGGAAACTCCGGTACAGTTCGCCGACGCCGGGGACCGCCTCGACCGCGGTGTGAAAGGTCTGGGCGTGGTTCGTTTCGGTCACATCGGCGGTCAGCCCGACGCCGAGGATGATGACGAGCAAGAACAGAAACATCACCGCTTCGATGAGGATACCTTCGACGATGGGCGAGACGCCGGGAAGATACCGGACCAGCCAGACGGTCGGGTCCAACGCGTTCGAGAGAAAGTTCAGCGCGATGCCGAGGATGAAGAGCGTCACGATGAGTGGGACCGTCAGCGCGAGCCCGGTGACGAGCCAGTGACGGAGGTTACCCGTGAGCCCCCGACCGGCCGGTGTCTTTGCCATGCAATCCATCCGAACCGAGACCGCAAAAAACCACTTGTGACGGAACGTCTCGCTCCGTTAGACCTGGTTCCAGGGTGCTTCGTCGAAGTCGACGAGGCGGTTCCGGTCGTCGATGGCGTCGATGGCCGCGAGGTCCTCGTCGGACAGTTCGAGCGCCAGTGCCTCGAAGTTGTCGCGGATGTGGGCCTCGCTCGTGGCCTTCGGGATGGCGGCGACGTTGTCCTTCGAGAGCAGCCACGCGAGGCTCACCTGGTACGGCGAGGCGTCGTGGGCGTCGGCGATGTCGGCGATGGTCTCGTTGTCGGCGACTTCGCCGCGGGCGACGGGCGAGTAGGCGACGAGCGTGTGGTCGTGTTCCTGCGCGTAGCTGACGAGTTCCTCCTGCGGGAGCAGCGGATGCATCTCGACCTGGTGGGCGAACAGCGGCGCGTCCAGAATCTCGCGCGCCTCGTCGAGCTGGTCGGGGCGGAAGTTCGAGAGGCCGATGTGGTCGACGAGTCCTTCGTCGACGACCTCGTCGAGCGCGGGCAGCGTCTCCTCGGCGTCGTAGGCGTCCAGCGGCCAGTGGACGTACATGAGGTCGACGGAGTCCAGCCCGAGGCGGTCGAGGCTCTCCTTCGTCGTCTCGACGACGTCGTCGTAGCCCGTGTTGTCGGTGTCGAGTTTCGTTGCGACGAAGAGGTCCTCGCGGTCGCCGTCCATCTCGTCGAGCGCGCGGGCGATTCCCTCGCCGACGTACGCCTCGTTGTCGTACATCTGGGCCGTGTCGATGTTGCGGTAGCCCATCTCGATGGCCGTCCGGACGCTCTCGATACACTGCTCGCGGTCGGTGTTCTGGTACGTCCCGAGACCGAGTCGTGGCATCTGTTCCATGGCCGGCTGTTCGGCCGCCGAGTCACTGAAACCCTGCGGTTCCGGCAGCCGCGACGGCACGCTCGTCGGCTCTCCGAACCAGCAGTGTTTAGCGAACTGACACCGAAGTCTTCGACAACGACGATGGCTGAGGTCCTCATCTACGGCTCGTACGGCTACACCGGCGAGCACATCGCACGGACGGCGGTCGACCGCGGCTGGACGCCGGTGCTCGCGGGGCGCACGGAGGCGAAGGTGACCGAACTGGCCGACGAACTCGGCCTGCGAAGCCGCGTGTTCGACGTCGAGGACGCTGCCGACCAGCTCCGAGACGTCGACGTCCTGCTCAACTGTGCCGGGCCGTTCGCCCGGACGGCCGAGCCGCTGGCACGCGCGTGCATCGAGACCGGGACCGACTATCTCGACATCACGGGTGAGATCGGCGTCTTCGAGCGACTGCACCGGATGAACGACGCGGCAGCCGAGGCCGGGGTGACGCTCATGCCCGGCGTCGGCTTCGACGTCGTCCCGACCGACTGTCTCGCCGCGCATCTCCACGACAGACTGCCGGAGGCGACGTCGCTCGCGCTCGGTTTCGACGCCGTCGGCTCCTTCTCGCCGGGGACGCTGAAGACGGCCATCGAGGGACTCGGCGAGGGTGGCGTGGTCCGGCGAGAGGGGCGGCTCAAGCAGGTCCCCGCGGCGTGGAAATCCCGAAACGTCGACTTCGGCCGCGGCCGGAAGACGGCGACGACGGTCCCGTGGGGCGACGTCGCGACGGCCTACTACACGACCGGCATCCCGACCGTGGAGGTCTACACGCCGCTCCCGCGGGCAGCGCGGCTCCTCCTCCGGGCCGACCGCGTGCTGGGCGGGCTGCTCGAACGCGACGCCGTCCAGTCGGTGCTCAAACGGCTGGTCGACAAGCGCGTCGAGGGGCCCGACGACGAAGAGTTGGAGGAGGGCTTCGTCTGGGTCTGGGGCGAGGCGACCGACGGCCGCGACACGGTCACCAGCCGCCTGCGGACGCCGCACACCTACAAGCTGACCGTCGAGACGGCCCTGCTCACGACCGAGCGCGTCGGCGACGGCGACGCCCCGGTCGGCTACCAGACGCCAGCGGGTGCGTTCGGCCCGGAGCTGATTCTCGACGTCCCGGGCGTCCAGCGTCTCGACGACTGAGTTCCGGGTTCGCTTGACTCACTCGACGATTCGGACGGGATCGCGGCCGCTCTCCTCGAAGAACTCTCTGAGCACCGGCGTCACTTCTCGGAGCGTCTCGGGCTCGTGGGAGTCCGAGCCGACGGTGAAGGGAACGTCGTGAGCGTCGAGCACCTCGCGGAACGACGGCGCGGGATGGTACTCCGCGTAGTCCCGCAGGATACGGCCGCCGTTGATCTCGGGGATCGTCCGCGAGTTCTGGAAGGCCTTCGCGACGCGCTCGTAGTGCTCCTCGGTCGCGTACCCTCGGAGGACGGGGTTGCGTTCGAGCAGATCGACGTGGGCGGCGATGTCGAACAGCTCCGACTCGACGAGCGCGACGAGTTTGTCGTAGTAGTCGTCGGCCAGCGCGCGCCGTTCGTCCTCGTCTTTCTTCGCGAAATAGCCCTGAAAGTGGACGTTGACGTCTTCGAGATGGTGGACGCTTCCAATCGAATAGTCGAAGTCGGCCTCGTCGAGGAACGCGGCGATCTCGGCTTCGTCCTGCGGGTCGTAGTCCATCTCGACGGCGTCGTAGAGCGTCACGTCGAACCGCTCGTTGAGATTGTCGAGTGCCTGTCGGCGTCGCTCGTATGTCTGATCGAGGTTGAATCCGAGATGGCGTTTCGTCTCCTGCATCTCCTCGCGTGCGGAGACGTTGCAGTGGTCGGCGAAGCCGATGCCGTCCAGCCCGGCCTTCTCGGCCGCGCGAGCCATCTGGAAGAGGAACCGACCGTCCGAGTAGTTCGAGTGGACGTGGTAGTCGTGGCTGTGGGTCACTGCCGGAGGTTCGCCGGGGAGGAGGTAGAAGCTGTCGCCGGTGTGGTTCGGCGTGTCGCCCCGAGACGGGGGCGGAGTCTCGTCCGGCAACCGACGCCGGAGAATTTCACGCCCGTCCATTAGACAGCTAGAACATCCTAACATCCATGAATTTGCGCCGCTCTCCCACGGCGTTGACGGGTCCGAAACCGTTTTCAGCGACCCTCGCACACACTCGGTATGCCGACGGAACCTGACACAGGTTACGACCCCGATTTGGGGAGGAAGTTCATTTTCGTGACGGGGGGTGTGATGTCCGGACTGGGGAAGGGTATCACGGCCGCCAGTACCGGCCGACTGCTCTCGAACGCTGGGTTCGACGTGACGGCCGTCAAGGTCGACCCGTATCTCAACGTCGACGCCGGGACCATGAACCCGTACGAGCACGGCGAGGTCTACGTGCTCAAGGACGGGGGCGAGGTCGACCTCGACCTGGGGAACTACGAGCGGTTCCTCGGAGTCGACATGACCTCCGACCACAACATCACCACGGGCAAGACGTACCAGCACGTCATCGAGCGCGAGCGCGCCGGTGACTATCTGGGCAAGACGGTCCAGATCATCCCGCACGTCACCGACGATATCAAACGGCGCATCCGCGAGGCCGCCGACGGCTC is a window from the Halogranum gelatinilyticum genome containing:
- a CDS encoding PHP domain-containing protein; translation: MDGREILRRRLPDETPPPSRGDTPNHTGDSFYLLPGEPPAVTHSHDYHVHSNYSDGRFLFQMARAAEKAGLDGIGFADHCNVSAREEMQETKRHLGFNLDQTYERRRQALDNLNERFDVTLYDAVEMDYDPQDEAEIAAFLDEADFDYSIGSVHHLEDVNVHFQGYFAKKDEDERRALADDYYDKLVALVESELFDIAAHVDLLERNPVLRGYATEEHYERVAKAFQNSRTIPEINGGRILRDYAEYHPAPSFREVLDAHDVPFTVGSDSHEPETLREVTPVLREFFEESGRDPVRIVE